The following nucleotide sequence is from Drosophila takahashii strain IR98-3 E-12201 chromosome 3L, DtakHiC1v2, whole genome shotgun sequence.
CACTTTACTTTATAGCACCGGCAACATGGTTCTCTCGAAGCCCCTCTACTCGCTCTTTGGAACTTATCTGGAGCAGCTCTTCAACCATCCGGTGCGCACCAAGTCCATCACGGCGTGAGTACCTTGAACCGCTTATCAGGCTATCCGGTTAATCCATTGATTGCTCCTTGATTCCAGATGCGTTCTGGCCACCTCGGCCAATGTGACCTCGCAGAGATTGGCGGGCGCCAAGACGCTCAACCAGCATAGTGTCTTCGCCTACGGACTGTTTGGCCTGATCTTCGGAGGCAGTGTGCCCCACTACTTCTACACGACGGTGGAGCGACTCTTCGACCATGATGTGAAGTTCAGGAGGTTCTTCCTGTTCCTCTCCGAGCGACTGGTCTATGCCCCCATCTACCAGGCACTTTCGCTCTTCTTCCTGTCTTTGTTCGAGGTGGGAATCATCAGGAACTCTGAGATTATACGTATATTAACCCCCAATCTCTTCCAGGGCAACCCTCCCAGCGTGGCGATCAAGAACGTGGAGAAGCTCTACTGGCCCCTGCTGAAGGCCAATTGGCAGTACCTCTCCCTGTTCGTCTACCTCAACTTCGCCTATGTGCCCCCGATGTTCCGGTCCATCAGCATGGCCATCATCTCCTTCATCTGGGTGGTGTACATTGCCAAGCGGCGGCGCCGCTTCCAGGAGAAGCTGGCCGCCGAGAAGGCAGCCAAATAAGCATTCCGGCCTTTAAACCTTGTGTTATGTGCCTGTTGTCTTGGCTTAATATTCCAATTATTGTTTAGATTACGGCCGTACTAGTTGAAGTTCTTTATCTGCCCTGCGTTCGTTCCGGTGGATTGCAAAAAGAGGGTGGAAGATAAGCTAAAACTAACTGGAGGGTCGCCTTATCAACCGACTGTTGTTATAccttaaattttgtaaacttttcGTACTAAAAATAAACGTATAAATAATGTAAGAGCCGTTTGTAatgctaaaatttaaatggatgGAATAACAAGTAAACTATGTAAGAAGAGAAGTTAATTAGATCGATTTCACATATCTTTAAGTGTGTCCAATGCacttataattaaattctattttaacgatatattttttattaaacgaACAGTAAAGTACGTGGCTTTACTAAGAATAGGATAGTATTTGAAGACGATCCTAGAACTTTTTAGACATGTCTATGGGGATAATAATACTAACTCTAGCTCTTTGTTGGGTAAAATTGGGAATTATTTCATTCTtaagttaaattatattatatatacgaTAATTTCAGCTCGTGTTGGTGAAAGCTGGACCTCAAGAGGACAGCCTAAGGGAGCACAATCGTTTGAGGAGAATTCACGGTAGTCCTCCGCTGACCTTGGACGCCTCACTCTCCAGGGGAGCTGAACAATATGCGATGGTTTGAATCCAATATTACtacaataatataattattaatatttaatttctttaaaaggaGCTTGCTTCTCAGGGAGCATTGAGGCATTCAAGTGGCGCAGGCGAATCCTATGGGGAAAACATATGCCGACACATTGATCCTGTGAAA
It contains:
- the LOC108055184 gene encoding uncharacterized protein, coding for MVLSKPLYSLFGTYLEQLFNHPVRTKSITACVLATSANVTSQRLAGAKTLNQHSVFAYGLFGLIFGGSVPHYFYTTVERLFDHDVKFRRFFLFLSERLVYAPIYQALSLFFLSLFEGNPPSVAIKNVEKLYWPLLKANWQYLSLFVYLNFAYVPPMFRSISMAIISFIWVVYIAKRRRRFQEKLAAEKAAK
- the LOC108055185 gene encoding Golgi-associated plant pathogenesis-related protein 1-like, translating into MSMGIIILTLALCWLVLVKAGPQEDSLREHNRLRRIHGSPPLTLDASLSRGAEQYAMELASQGALRHSSGAGESYGENICRHIDPVKCVQFWYDEIGSYNYGSARYSTATGHFTALVWKSSRKLGHGQARDGKGIYYVVARYTPKGNVSGRFKENVLAASG